tttttccttGTTGTTGATTTCAGGTTACATaatattgtggtcagaaaatatgcatactgtgatctcaatctttttgtacttgttgaggtcTGATTTTTTATCTAGTATGttttctattctggagaatgtcccatgtgcccttgaaaagactatgtattctgctgctttagggtgaaatgttctgaatacatAAGTTAGGTCTATCTGGTTTAGTATGtttttcaaagccattgtttccttgttgattttcttagatgatctgtccattgatgtaattAGGGTGTTAacgtcccctactattattgtattatcatcaaTGAGTTCCTATacatttgttattaattgtttgataTATTTGTATACTCCCATGTTGGGGGTATAAATCTTTTAATTGTAAGAGCATTGTTGGATAatcccttttattatgatataagtacctttcttcatttcttggtacagtttttggtttaaaatcttgtttgtctgatgtaagtattgattctatggctttcttttgacatccagtTACAAGGTAAATATTTTCCATCCTCCCACTTTCAAtatgcaggtgtctttaggtctaaaatgaatctctaaaATGAGGTTGCAAAAGAATAggtattgcttttcttttatccattctgaccctttatgtctttttattagaGCATTTAGCCATTTTTATTCAGAGTAATTCTTGATGGATATGAATTTTGTGCTGTTTTATTACttatttgtcattgtttctggaggttttctctgttcctttctagtctttgtcactGTTGGTCTTACTTTCCCAGTCAGATTTCTGtataatatttcttgcagggctgacTTATGGTCATGAACTacctttaggttttgtttgccTGGGAGACTTtactctccttctattctgaatgatagcagTGCTATATAGAGTCTTCTTGCCTGCAATGTTCCCCAGTCAGCATGgaaaatatatcatgccactcgcTACTGGCTATCTAAGTTTCTTTTGAGATATATGTAGCTAGCTTTATGTGTGTTCCTTTGTAAGCTAGGGGTTTCTTTTGTGTTGCtgctttcagaatttattttgataaGGTCTCTTCTTAAAGACCTTCTTCAGGCATTATTTTGACAGCTCTGTAGTGATAATTTGAGAATATAGAAAAGTGGATATATTTAGGGATAAAGAAAAGACTGCTTCAATCACCGGAGGTATTAAAAAGTATAATGATTGAATCAGAACCAGATATCACAATCATAATTCAAGTTTAGAGGTGATTTAGCAGTCTGTAAATTTATGTGGAGTCTCTGAATATAGGATTAGAGCATTTTATATCTCATCTGCCTGGATGAGCAACatctttcaaaatagaaatagaccTGAGTTTGAAGTTGGAAGTAACGCTAGCTCAGTTAAGCAAACTGGAGAGTGGTAAGTAGTTGACCCTTGGTCTATGTATTCATATATACTCATTATGCAATTTTTCTGGGTTTTATCTTTCTATAAATAGGACACAGTATTGAGAAGTTGACAAGCTTTGTGAAATCTTcagtcttttttccccttgaatatgcttttggttctttctcactctcttctcctgctgggatttctgaaatgtatttattgatatacttggtagcATCCAATAAGTGCTTTATGCTTTcttcactattttctttctttcttatttcagttTGCCCTTCTGAATGAATAATTTACAGGGACGTTGAATACCTCTGTTGAATTTTTTAGTTCAGAAATTGCATTCTTCAACTCTATGATTTCTGatgaataattttaagttttctggcTCTGTATTGaagttttctcttgctttctgtaTTGCTCTCTGACTCcaatgagcatctttatgacaGTTGTTTTGGATTCTCTGTCAGGCAAGtcatatcttttcatttcattagtGTCACTTTGTGGAGATTTCTCTTAGTCCTTTCTGGAAAGTATTTCAACTTGCCTTCATTTTCATTGACTCTCTACATTGGTATCTGCACAGTAGACAAAACACACATCTGTCCTAATATTCATGGACTGGCCTTGGACTAGAGAAGGCACCACCAACAAACTCAGTCAGAGACTGAAGATCTCTCAAGTCTCTTTGTTCTTAGTTGtagccctccccctgcttcctctCAAGGCCCCACCCCCATCCATTGTGTGCCAGGTTGTGTCTGTATTCTAAAAGAACAACACTGAAGCCAATTCCTCAGGAAGCCACAGATAAATTGAGTTACTAGACACATAGTgcacatttccccctctccctaGAGAAGCTGTAAGAAAGGGGTTTTCAATTGTTTGCTCTATGCTGAAACAGGTGATGGAACTCTGGGCACCCAAACCACCATctcttatgtctctctctctgggcagCTAAAGTATGCCATGTCATGTATCCCCTCTACTTGCTGACACAGACTATCTTGAATCCAGTCTTCTTAACACACCTAATAAAACTTGGAGCATTGGACATATGGTGTACTTCTTATCCTCCCCAGGAAGAAGCCAGGAACTGAGAAGTTTTCCTAATTTGAAGGTCCTGTGCAAAGATAAGTGTTAAAACAAGGGGACATCTGGAATTTCTGTAACAGTATTAAAGTGACTAGATTCGTAGTTTAACTGGGAACAGACTACCTTAACTattgtctggatttttttaaaaataggaatatgtATGTGAAACATTTTGAATTAGAGTGTTCATGGAGGCCGGGAGGTTCTAGGGTTTCTTCTGCCATATTTTTGACCTGGaagttggaatttatttttggctCCTCTTGGGGGATGTCCAATCCCTATAGTGAAGGGAGCCTCGGATAAAATtttaagtctctaaggaattagAGATATATAGTGGTCCTTTGTGTAAATACATCCCCTCAATACCCTATTACACCAGAAACCATTCCCTGTGGGAGAGACTGAGTAAGCTTTTGCCCTGTTTACGACTGAGTACATTATATCGTTCCACTCACCTTAAGAATTCTGTGATTTACCAAGTGGCAAAAATGATAATAATCAAGGCTGTTTATTTCTGTGTGCTGCTTAAGAGGACTCAGAGTCAGAAGTTACTATCTGTGGTTCAGAAGGATTTCCAGGACACATCAGAATCACTTGTGGGGTAAGTGCTCCTATGATCAAAACAAGCCAACCTTTGAGGACTAAATCTGCCGTTTCAGGACCACAGGGTCAATTCTGGTAAGGAAGAACCAAGGTGTTCTTGCCTAAAGAGGGTGAGTTTCTgaattccatttatattcatGTCTTCCTTTTGTGATGGAAGTCCAGGGATCTAAGATATGCCAGTTTCTCTCTAGGTTTTGCAGCCCTGAGACTTACCTGAAATTAGTAGAAGGACGTGTTTGAGGGGAGGGTGATGGTGCAGGAAAGGTTCAGAGACATTATTAGGTTCAAAGGATGCAATTTATCATTCAGTTCCATGGACAGATAGATCTCTCACTCTTGTACATTTATGGTTTTAACTCTTGTGACATGGGGCAGGAACTTAAGCACTCTTAGACTCTGGTCCTTGAGTTTTGAATTAGAAAGAATGTTATTCATTCCCACCACATCAAATCTAATCCCCATTAGAAGCCAGCACCAGTTTGCTGGGGTTGTTGCCTCCAATTTACTGGTTAGGGGAAGGGTCATGTggtcaaagaaatgaaatgagagaagacGATTCTCTCTTGGTCCAATCTTCTCCCTTAACCTTTGGTTTTCACAACAATCCTGTTGGCATATGGAAGCACCGGCCTTCTTGCTGTGGGTAACGTTTTGAATGTGTTTGCTTATGCAGCTTATAAAGTCTCTAATGAGGGAATGCTCATATCACTAGATTCATGATAATAGTAAAGGGGATTCTGTGAGTCCAGGTTGGGCTAGTCTCAGATATTCCCAGAACAAACCCAACTCTTATGAGGAGATATGGTGGGAAAATTTGAATTGTTCTCTgtgtaactttttcttttgtgctcACAGATCCCTTTAGAGAAGAATGGCTCCTGGAAATGCTTCTCTTGTGACTGAATTCATTCTGGTGGGGCTCACAGACCTACCAGATCTCCAGCTCCCCCTGTTCTGCTTGTTTCTACTCATGTATGTGGTCACTGTGCTGGGAAATTTATGCTTGGTCACTCTAATCGGGCTGAATCCACACCTCCATACCCCCATGTactttttcctcttcaatttgTCCTTCATAGACCTCTTTTATTCATCTGTGTTTACTCCCAAAATGCTGATTCACTTCACATCCAAGAAAAATATTATCTCCTACAGGGGGTGCATGacccaacttttctttttctgtttttttggtaTTTCTGAAGCTTATGTGCTGACATCCATGGCCTATgatcgctatgtggccatctgtaacCCACTTTTGTATAATGTTGTCATGTCCCCTAATGTGTGTTCCCTCCTTATGCTTGGTTCATATTTGATGGCATTCTCAGGTGCCATGGCCCACACTGGATGCATGCTGAGACTGACCTTTTGTGATGCAAACACCATCAACCACTATTTGTGTGAcatcctccctctgctccagctctCCTGCACCAGCACGTATGTGAATGAGCTGGTGGTTTTGATTGTGGAGGGCATCAATGTGATTGTGCCCACTGTCACCATCTTTGTCTCTTATGGCTTCATCCTCTCCAGCATCCTGCGCATCAGCTCCACTGAAGGCAGGTCCAAAGCCTTCAGCACCTGTACTGCCCACATAATTGCAGTTACTCTCTTCTTTGGTTCAGGTGCATTTATGTATCTTAAACCATCTTCTGCTGGGTCTATGGATGAGGGGAAAATCTCCTCTGTCTTTTATACCAATGTGGTTCCCATGATGAACCCTTTCATTTACAGCTTGAGAAACAAAGACATTAAACTTGCTGTGAGAAAAACTCTGAGTAAGAGAGTGTTTTGATCAGAGACAGTGTTTATCTTTGCAGTTTTTTGTAGttgtttacatatataatatatatggagaTTCTGTgtgtttaaataaaatgcttttagtGGCAATCTTCTTAGCATTTTTCCTGATATGGTAAATGGAGAGTGAGTCATACAATATTTTTAGTCTTTATGAAATAGGTCTTCTTTTCCTCACCAATACCACGATAtcttctccccctttttttcctgcttactaATAGCATTAAATAAGAAACATGTTGTCTCCCTTTTTCCCATttgtattttgaatttgtttttcttctggaaCATGGTAAGTGATCTTGAATGTATTACATTAGGTAACAGGAGGGTAACATTATATTATTGGTTGTTCTTTCTGCCACTTGGTATTAGAATATATATCTGATactctgtatttccatttttccatccTATTATTGGGAAGAATACGACTCCTTTGAATGGCAGAGGTTGAAGGTTCCATAATGACAATCAACGTTAATCCATTTTGCTTATGCAGACATCACATATCAAGAGATTTTTTAGGCAGACTTTTCCTTTTTACCTTTGTACAGCTAAACCAATcacacatcatcagggaaatacaaatcaaacgtACAAGGggctatcacctcacacttgtcagaatgaataaaatcaacaacataggaaacagcagatgttggtgaGTTGTGGAGATGacaaggggaaccctcttacactgttggagagaatgcaaactggtgcagctactctagaaaacagtatggagattcctcaaaaggaTAAATGTAGAACTAACctacatcaaaatatttttattgtatggCTGGGAAGTGAAGCTAAGAGTAGTAAGATTtatctaaagtcacacagctttaTAAACTAAGAGTTTATACTAAATTCTTAGCATTCTGATTTCACATCCACTACTCTTTGTAGTCTATTTTGCTCTACTTCATTTCtcttgttttgagtttttatttaaattccaattagttaacatatggtgaaACCTTAGTTTTTGGTGTAGAATTTtatgatttatcacttacatacaacacccagtgctcatcacaacctGTTCCTTCTCTAATTGCCATCTCCCATTTAACCTATTCCTCTACACACCTACCCGTCAGCatcctgtttgttttctttagttaGGAATCTGTTCtgtggttttcctctctttttttcctcctttgttcgtttgttttgtttcttaaattccacataggagtgaaggcaaatggtatttgttttttactgactgatttatgtcacttagcataatactctttagttcACTCATGTCTTTGAAaggggcaagatttcattcttttttatggctaataaaaaaatacacacacacaccacatatccTTTATAATTTCATCacttgatggatatttgggctctttctgtaatttggctattgttgataatgctgttcTAAACATCGGGGAGCATGTATACCTCTAAttagtatttctgtatcctttcaGTAATACCTTGTAGTGTAATTGGTAAGATGTAGGTTAGTTCTATATTTAtccttttgaggaatctccatactgttttctagagtggctgcaccagtttgcattctctccaacagtgtaagagggttcccctgaTCATCTCCACATACtcaccaacatctgctgtttcctatgttgttgattttattcattctgacagatgtgaggtgatagctccttgtacttttgatttgtatttccctgatgatgtgtgatgttcagcatcttgtcatgtgtctgttggccatctgtatgtgttctttgaaaaaatgtatattcatggCTTCTGTTCATTTTGTaactggtttatttgtttttgggtgttgattttgataatttctgtatatattttgtgtactaaccctttatcatttgcaaatatcttctcccattctgaaggttgccttttacttgttggttgtttccttcactgtgcagacacttgttatcctgatgaagtctcaatagttcatttttgctttgtatcTCTTGtctctggagacatatctagtaagaagttgttacagcaaatgtcaaagaggttactgtttgtgttctcttctaggattttgatggtttcctgtctcacatatagatctttcttacattttgaattatttttgtgtgtggtgtaagaaaatggtccagtttaattcttttgtatgttgctgtccTCTTTTCCCCAATATAAtctgttgaagagattgtctttttttttcccattggatattatctcctgctttgttaaagattagttgaccatataattgtgggtgcATTTCAGGGTGTTCAGTTCTATGTCTTTCATTTACATGTCTGTTTTGTGTCTGTACTCTATTGTcctgatcactacagctttgtaatttaACGTAAAGAACAGAATTGTGATGCATTGCACTTTTCTTTATCAAGATTGCTtaggctattcaggatctttggGGTTCCATCCAAatattaggattgtttgttttagctgtgtgtaaaatgctggtggtattttcataggaactgcattaaacgtgtaaaatGCTCTGGGTAGAATGGacagtttaacaatatttattcttccaatccagaagcatgaaatgtctttccattttttttgtgtcatctttaaattctttcattgGTGTCTcagttttcagagtgcagatcttttacttctttgtgtgatttaggtattttattatttatggtacaattgtaaatggtacagattccttgatttctcttaattctgcttcattattggcatatagaaatataacagatttctttacattgattttgtaccctagGAGTTTAATTCATGTATCAATTTTAGCAATGTTTTTTTGTAgatctttgggttttctatgtagagtactATGCTgctctgcaaatagtaaaagaatGACTTCTTCCTTGAAGATctgaatgcctttcatttatttttgttgtctgattgctgaggctcaGCCTTGCAGTACTGTGTTAAATATTcatggtgagagtgggcatccttgctttgttcctgagTATGAAGGAAAAGCTCCACTTTACCCACACTGAGGATGATATTAcctgggcttttcatatatggcttttactatgttgaggtatgttccctctacccATAATtagttgagggtttttatcatgaatgaatgtgttCTTATCCGTCTGACACCCTAAGTTTTTGAGTggagcatttagtacatttactttctgagtaattattgatagatatgaatttggtGCCCTTTTATTACTTGACTTATAGTTtctagatattttctttattttttttctaatctttgtcACTTTTAGTCCTTCCTCaatatggcctcttctctccctctagttgtgaAGTTTATCTTGTCAGTACTCAGGTCAATTTTGtgagtattcagaatgatttgatagttatctagttgtgctCAGGGATAAGACCAGCACAGGGTCCTCCCACTATGCTGTCATTTTAGCTCCCCCCACCATATCTCCCATCCTTAATAATAGAACAACCAGacataaggaaagaaatatagGACTTGAATAACACAATGAACTATATTTATCAGACATATAAAAACATCTACCTAATAAAAGCAGACTATCCATATCCTCAAATGTACATGGGTATTTTCCATAATAAATCGTATGTTAAGCTACAAATTGAATCTTTGTAGATTCGGAAAGAGAAATATCATAGACggtattgctttcttttttaaaaaagattttatttatttattcatgagagacatagaaagaggcagaga
This window of the Canis lupus dingo isolate Sandy chromosome 5, ASM325472v2, whole genome shotgun sequence genome carries:
- the LOC112671138 gene encoding olfactory receptor 145-like, whose product is MVQERMAPGNASLVTEFILVGLTDLPDLQLPLFCLFLLMYVVTVLGNLCLVTLIGLNPHLHTPMYFFLFNLSFIDLFYSSVFTPKMLIHFTSKKNIISYRGCMTQLFFFCFFGISEAYVLTSMAYDRYVAICNPLLYNVVMSPNVCSLLMLGSYLMAFSGAMAHTGCMLRLTFCDANTINHYLCDILPLLQLSCTSTYVNELVVLIVEGINVIVPTVTIFVSYGFILSSILRISSTEGRSKAFSTCTAHIIAVTLFFGSGAFMYLKPSSAGSMDEGKISSVFYTNVVPMMNPFIYSLRNKDIKLAVRKTLSKRVF